From the genome of Cellvibrio japonicus Ueda107, one region includes:
- the urtD gene encoding urea ABC transporter ATP-binding protein UrtD encodes MNILAQARRTLGTPDPNFGAPLDTTHRTILYVEGVTVSFDGFRALNNLNLYIDEGELRCIIGPNGAGKTTMMDVITGKTKPDAGSVYFGQQINLLELSEHQIARGGIGRKFQKPTIFEALSVYENLELATAADKRVWWTLTRQLNSVQKYRIDEVLVQIGLAEHRYKNAGALSHGQKQWLEIGMLLMQNPRVLLVDEPVAGMTGEETEKTAELLVSLAGDHSVIVVEHDMKFVRSIARKVTVLHQGSVLTEGTMDQVQNDPKVIEVYLGE; translated from the coding sequence ATGAATATTCTCGCGCAAGCCAGGCGTACATTGGGTACACCGGACCCCAATTTCGGAGCGCCGCTGGACACCACGCACCGCACTATTCTGTATGTAGAAGGTGTCACCGTCAGCTTCGATGGATTCCGTGCGCTCAACAATCTCAACCTCTATATCGACGAAGGTGAGCTGCGCTGTATTATCGGCCCCAACGGCGCTGGCAAAACCACCATGATGGATGTGATTACCGGTAAAACCAAACCAGACGCCGGCAGCGTTTACTTCGGCCAACAAATTAATTTGCTGGAGTTGTCTGAACACCAGATCGCCCGCGGCGGCATTGGCCGCAAGTTCCAAAAGCCCACCATTTTTGAAGCGCTGAGTGTTTACGAAAACCTGGAATTGGCTACCGCCGCTGACAAGCGTGTCTGGTGGACACTCACCCGACAACTCAACAGTGTTCAAAAATACCGTATTGACGAAGTCCTGGTGCAAATCGGTTTGGCAGAGCATCGCTACAAAAATGCCGGGGCTCTCTCCCACGGTCAAAAACAATGGCTGGAAATCGGCATGTTACTGATGCAAAACCCGCGTGTGCTGCTCGTGGATGAACCCGTTGCCGGCATGACCGGTGAAGAAACAGAAAAGACGGCAGAGCTACTGGTTTCCCTCGCCGGTGATCACTCGGTGATTGTGGTAGAGCATGACATGAAATTCGTGCGCTCCATCGCACGCAAAGTCACTGTTCTGCACCAGGGCTCAGTGCTGACCGAAGGCACTATGGATCAGGTTCAAAATGATCCCAAAGTCATTGAAGTCTATCTGGGTGAATAG
- a CDS encoding recombinase family protein: protein MKIGYARVSTDDQNLDLQADLLRKDGCDKVFMEKMTGKAGSRPELTRLLGQLRAGDVLVVWKLDRLGRSLKHLIDILQELKARQIGFRCITDGIDTETASGKLLFHIIGAIAEFEGVLISERTKAGLQAARNRGKRIGRPPAIDAVQIDIARQLCASGKQSRADIAAQLNIGKTTLWRVMKKHPDEIIKNKNMFVT, encoded by the coding sequence ATGAAGATTGGTTATGCCCGCGTCTCCACAGACGACCAGAATCTGGATTTACAAGCCGACCTGCTGCGCAAGGACGGTTGCGACAAGGTATTCATGGAGAAAATGACCGGTAAAGCCGGATCGCGCCCGGAGCTGACCCGGCTGCTGGGGCAGCTTCGGGCGGGTGACGTGCTGGTGGTGTGGAAGCTGGATCGGCTGGGGCGGTCGCTGAAACATTTGATCGACATCCTGCAAGAGCTGAAAGCCCGGCAGATCGGGTTTCGGTGCATCACTGACGGCATCGACACGGAAACCGCGTCGGGAAAGCTGCTATTCCACATTATTGGGGCGATTGCAGAGTTTGAGGGGGTGTTGATTTCTGAACGCACCAAGGCCGGATTGCAAGCCGCCCGGAACCGGGGCAAGCGGATTGGCCGCCCGCCCGCGATTGATGCAGTTCAGATTGATATAGCACGGCAACTATGCGCATCAGGAAAACAGAGTCGCGCCGACATTGCGGCACAGTTAAATATTGGAAAAACGACTCTGTGGCGGGTAATGAAAAAGCATCCGGATGAAATCATTAAAAATAAAAATATGTTTGTTACCTAA
- the urtC gene encoding urea ABC transporter permease subunit UrtC, whose product MLTQRLLLSDRGGMIVLGLVALAMVIVPVCNLLIPEGSPLHISTFTVTLLGKFLCYALLALSVDLIWGYCGILSLGHGAFFALGGYAMGMYLMRQIGPRGQYGDPVLPDFMVFLNWQELPWYWLGFDMFWFAMLMVLLVPGLLAFVFGWLAFRSRVTGVYFSIITQALTYALLLAFFRNEMGFGGNNGLTDFKDILGFSISANGTRISLFLASGVMLILAYLACRYIVTSRMGKIIVSIRDAESRTRFCGYQVESYKLWLFVFSAILAGIAGALYVPQVGIINPGEFSPLNSIELVVWVATGGRGTLFGAIVGAFSVNYGKTLFTSYSPETWLFALGALFVLVTLILPQGLVGLFKHKTAKIHKSDQKTENNSAAVPATATKE is encoded by the coding sequence ATGTTAACTCAACGTTTATTACTCAGTGATCGCGGCGGCATGATTGTCCTTGGACTGGTTGCACTCGCGATGGTGATAGTCCCGGTGTGCAACCTGTTAATTCCCGAAGGTTCGCCACTGCACATTTCAACCTTTACCGTTACTCTGCTCGGCAAATTCCTGTGCTATGCCCTGCTCGCCCTGTCAGTGGATTTGATCTGGGGTTATTGCGGTATTTTATCCCTGGGGCACGGTGCTTTTTTTGCCCTGGGCGGCTACGCCATGGGCATGTACCTGATGCGTCAAATTGGCCCGCGCGGTCAATACGGCGACCCTGTCCTGCCCGATTTTATGGTGTTCCTGAATTGGCAGGAATTGCCCTGGTACTGGCTGGGTTTTGATATGTTCTGGTTTGCCATGTTGATGGTGTTACTGGTGCCGGGTTTGCTCGCCTTTGTGTTTGGCTGGCTGGCCTTTCGCTCACGCGTCACCGGCGTCTATTTCTCCATCATCACCCAGGCACTCACCTACGCCTTGCTGCTCGCCTTCTTTCGTAACGAAATGGGCTTTGGCGGCAACAACGGCCTTACCGACTTTAAAGATATCCTCGGCTTTTCCATCTCGGCCAATGGTACCCGCATTTCACTGTTCCTGGCATCCGGCGTCATGCTGATCCTGGCCTACCTGGCATGCCGCTACATAGTCACATCGCGCATGGGCAAAATTATTGTCTCCATTCGCGATGCGGAAAGCCGTACACGCTTTTGTGGCTACCAGGTTGAATCCTACAAACTCTGGCTGTTTGTTTTCTCAGCAATATTGGCCGGTATTGCCGGCGCCCTCTATGTGCCCCAGGTTGGCATTATTAACCCAGGCGAGTTCTCTCCGCTCAACTCCATTGAATTAGTGGTGTGGGTAGCCACAGGCGGACGCGGCACGCTCTTCGGTGCTATCGTCGGGGCATTTTCGGTGAACTACGGCAAAACCCTGTTCACGTCCTACTCACCGGAAACCTGGCTATTTGCGCTGGGCGCCCTCTTTGTGCTGGTTACCTTGATACTGCCACAGGGACTGGTGGGATTGTTTAAACACAAAACGGCCAAAATCCACAAGTCGGATCAAAAAACCGAAAACAACAGTGCCGCTGTACCCGCGACCGCCACCAAGGAGTAA
- a CDS encoding type IV secretory system conjugative DNA transfer family protein, with the protein MKDFYEDYRFGSADWATWHEAYECGLFDNPGPVLGYMDGKLLMLDGDAPMITIGGAGSGKLRDLLAYSLCGIQHENYGWLAPPRLLVNDPRGELAAISVHNQVRFGKAAYCINPFGLHGLPQHRLNPWDLIDPASPTFHADLTLLVNDLIPLSGSSNAEYFEIRGRQWCEALAQDYAVTFGTVTLLALYDMVNAVEDPDAWPVLYDRMAASPSMDVRRTATEIQNKRKKVPKEYSAIMGELFKYLGFLNDPTIRDTLSGSDFSLEVLCQRDCNVYLMIPAEYIHQLAPMLRAIIGAAMLYKQRNPSAPRVLFLVDEAATLGRFESLLRGYTYGRGMGIRVWSIWQDIGQISRNYGRDALSGFIGSSQMRQFFGVRDLDTARMVSAMLGSQTLEYDQELDQMRAQVAQAQIISELFSGGDPFAAGMNYSYQAQAAIHRVKQARLLMTPDEVLNMPEDKQVIFISGKNLMPIHADKVRYFTNPDMAGAFMPNPYHPPVDSVQVMTEAGAKRRPVITERVPAEFAHYPQYESGNWSFIKGYRPANNKPPHKRRKWKDFIVPGPW; encoded by the coding sequence ATGAAAGACTTCTATGAAGATTATCGGTTCGGATCGGCGGACTGGGCAACGTGGCATGAGGCGTATGAATGCGGCCTGTTTGATAACCCCGGCCCCGTGCTGGGGTATATGGACGGCAAGCTGCTGATGCTGGACGGGGATGCCCCCATGATTACCATCGGCGGGGCAGGATCGGGAAAACTGCGGGATTTGCTGGCCTATAGCCTGTGCGGTATCCAGCATGAAAACTATGGCTGGCTTGCGCCGCCGCGCTTGCTGGTCAATGACCCGCGCGGGGAATTGGCGGCAATCTCTGTTCACAATCAGGTGCGATTTGGCAAGGCGGCCTATTGCATCAATCCCTTTGGACTGCATGGCCTGCCGCAGCACAGACTGAACCCGTGGGATTTGATAGACCCGGCTTCACCAACCTTTCACGCGGATTTAACCCTGCTGGTCAATGACCTGATCCCCCTGTCCGGCAGTTCCAATGCCGAGTATTTCGAGATCAGGGGGCGGCAATGGTGCGAAGCCTTGGCGCAGGACTATGCCGTGACCTTCGGCACAGTCACCTTGCTAGCACTCTACGACATGGTGAACGCGGTGGAAGACCCGGACGCTTGGCCTGTCCTATACGACCGGATGGCGGCTTCGCCGTCGATGGACGTGCGGCGCACCGCCACAGAAATCCAGAACAAGCGCAAGAAAGTCCCCAAGGAATACAGTGCGATTATGGGGGAGCTGTTCAAGTATCTGGGGTTTTTGAATGACCCGACCATCCGCGACACCTTGAGCGGATCGGACTTTTCGCTAGAGGTGTTGTGCCAGCGGGATTGCAATGTGTATTTGATGATCCCGGCGGAATATATCCACCAGCTTGCGCCCATGCTGCGGGCGATTATCGGCGCGGCCATGCTGTACAAGCAGCGCAATCCGTCCGCGCCGCGTGTGCTGTTTCTGGTGGATGAAGCCGCCACGCTGGGGCGGTTTGAATCCCTGCTCCGGGGTTACACCTATGGGCGTGGCATGGGTATTCGGGTGTGGAGTATCTGGCAGGATATCGGCCAGATCAGCCGCAACTATGGCCGCGATGCGCTCTCCGGTTTTATCGGGTCATCCCAAATGCGGCAATTCTTCGGGGTGCGGGATCTGGATACCGCCCGGATGGTGTCGGCCATGCTGGGCAGCCAGACGCTGGAATACGACCAGGAACTGGATCAGATGCGGGCGCAGGTCGCGCAAGCCCAGATTATCAGTGAATTGTTTTCCGGTGGTGATCCCTTTGCTGCTGGCATGAATTACAGCTATCAGGCGCAAGCCGCTATTCACCGGGTCAAGCAGGCCCGCCTGCTTATGACCCCGGATGAAGTCCTGAACATGCCGGAAGACAAGCAAGTGATTTTTATCAGCGGCAAAAACCTCATGCCGATCCATGCCGACAAGGTGCGGTATTTCACCAACCCGGATATGGCCGGGGCGTTTATGCCCAACCCCTATCATCCCCCGGTGGATTCCGTACAGGTCATGACAGAAGCAGGGGCGAAGCGCAGGCCCGTTATCACTGAACGGGTTCCGGCAGAATTCGCGCATTATCCGCAATACGAATCCGGCAACTGGTCGTTCATCAAAGGCTATCGTCCAGCGAACAACAAACCGCCACACAAACGGAGGAAATGGAAAGATTTTATCGTGCCGGGTCCATGGTAA
- the urtB gene encoding urea ABC transporter permease subunit UrtB, with product MQLDWIKSGGNRTLPGVRWLSLCILLSCFGTSLSLRAEEVPTESLSTTTSTVDNSSATDAGVTADVLFVERLTSLVRSSLPKRSQAVSALVQLDDNRTFDILEALQQGSLYANTRGELYVAIQRDNQQFNVIDGEAFSTEIRSELKRVPINNTLRTQLRSLLAQLNLNHKEPAKRLSAVKRMIADGVEESSINLLLERQKIEANDAVREHITTAVALFNLHNNDAHIRLDAVQILRASLLPEVRSNLETIASNDPDNKVKQQAQKALNSIDDRIATFRLAENIFFGLSLGSVLLLSAIGLSITFGVMGVINMAHGELMMIGAYVTWVVQQLFPNQIAYSLMIAIPSAFIVAGLVGIAIERGVIRFLYGRPLETLLATFGLSLILQQAARSIFSPLNRAVELPAWMSGSLEINPVLSITYNRLYIFIFGLLVFFALLAILKKTSLGLKVRAVSQNRAMARAVGVRASWVDAMTFGLGSGIAGIAGVALSQLTNVGPNLGQAYIIDSFMVVVFGGVGNLWGTLVGAMGLGIINKFLEPYAGAVLAKVLVLVLLILFIQKRPKGLFPQKGRAAAD from the coding sequence ATGCAACTCGATTGGATCAAGAGCGGCGGCAACCGGACTTTACCGGGGGTTCGCTGGTTATCTCTCTGCATACTACTTAGCTGCTTTGGCACCTCTTTAAGTTTGCGTGCCGAAGAAGTCCCGACGGAATCCTTATCGACAACCACATCGACCGTGGATAACAGTAGCGCGACAGACGCAGGAGTAACCGCAGATGTATTGTTTGTCGAGCGACTGACATCACTGGTACGCAGCAGTTTGCCCAAGCGATCCCAAGCCGTTAGTGCCCTGGTCCAGCTAGATGATAACCGTACCTTCGATATCCTCGAAGCCTTGCAACAGGGCTCCCTCTATGCCAACACCCGCGGCGAGTTATATGTCGCTATCCAACGCGATAATCAGCAATTCAATGTTATTGATGGCGAAGCTTTTTCTACAGAAATCCGCAGTGAACTGAAACGCGTCCCTATCAACAATACGCTGCGTACCCAGTTACGCAGCCTGCTCGCACAACTTAACCTGAATCATAAAGAACCTGCCAAAAGGCTCAGCGCCGTCAAACGTATGATTGCCGATGGTGTCGAGGAAAGCAGTATCAACCTGCTCCTTGAGCGTCAAAAAATTGAAGCCAACGATGCGGTGCGCGAACATATCACCACTGCCGTTGCCCTGTTTAATTTACACAATAACGACGCCCATATACGCTTGGATGCCGTCCAGATTTTGCGTGCAAGCTTACTGCCGGAAGTGCGCAGTAACCTGGAAACCATTGCCAGCAATGACCCCGATAACAAAGTGAAACAGCAAGCCCAGAAAGCGTTAAACAGCATTGATGATCGCATCGCCACGTTTCGCCTGGCAGAAAATATTTTCTTTGGCCTTAGCCTCGGTTCGGTTCTCCTGCTGTCAGCAATTGGTTTATCCATTACCTTTGGGGTTATGGGCGTCATCAATATGGCCCATGGCGAACTGATGATGATCGGTGCCTACGTCACCTGGGTTGTACAGCAGCTCTTTCCCAACCAAATCGCCTACAGCCTGATGATCGCCATTCCCTCGGCCTTTATTGTGGCAGGCCTGGTCGGTATCGCGATTGAGCGCGGCGTCATCCGCTTTTTATACGGACGCCCATTGGAAACCCTGCTCGCCACCTTTGGCCTCAGCCTGATTTTGCAGCAGGCCGCACGCAGTATTTTTTCACCTTTGAATCGCGCGGTGGAATTACCTGCCTGGATGAGCGGCTCCCTGGAAATTAATCCTGTACTCTCGATCACGTATAACCGCCTGTATATTTTTATCTTTGGCCTACTGGTGTTTTTTGCACTGCTGGCCATCCTCAAAAAAACCTCTCTCGGACTCAAGGTTCGCGCCGTGTCGCAAAACCGGGCCATGGCGCGTGCTGTTGGGGTACGTGCAAGTTGGGTCGATGCGATGACCTTTGGCCTGGGCTCCGGCATTGCCGGCATTGCGGGCGTTGCGCTCTCACAATTAACCAACGTCGGCCCCAACCTCGGCCAGGCCTACATCATCGATTCATTTATGGTCGTGGTGTTCGGTGGTGTGGGTAATTTGTGGGGCACGCTGGTAGGCGCTATGGGTCTCGGCATTATCAATAAATTCCTTGAGCCCTATGCCGGTGCGGTACTCGCCAAGGTATTGGTGCTGGTATTGCTGATCCTGTTTATCCAAAAACGTCCCAAAGGCCTCTTCCCACAAAAAGGCCGTGCTGCTGCCGATTAA
- the urtE gene encoding urea ABC transporter ATP-binding subunit UrtE has translation MLEINNINQYYGQSHILWDLSLKLKQGTCGCLIGRNGVGKTTLLKCITGLLPVRDGAITLNGQDINKLSTENRARGGIGYVPQGREIFPLLTVEENLKISLGARKDKSRFIPGLIYELFPVLKEMKYRRGGDLSGGQQQQLAIGRALVLDPKLLILDEPTEGIQPNVVRDIGEVIRKLNRELGLTVLLVEQKLPFARRVADDFFIMEKGSVVATGAIAGLNDELIQRYLSV, from the coding sequence ATGCTTGAAATCAACAATATCAATCAATATTACGGCCAAAGCCATATCCTGTGGGATCTTTCACTCAAGCTGAAGCAGGGAACCTGCGGCTGTCTGATTGGGCGTAACGGTGTAGGCAAAACTACACTGCTGAAATGCATTACCGGCTTACTCCCCGTGCGCGATGGTGCTATCACACTGAATGGGCAAGACATCAATAAGCTATCGACGGAAAACCGCGCTCGTGGCGGTATAGGTTATGTACCCCAGGGACGTGAGATTTTCCCACTCCTGACCGTAGAGGAAAATTTGAAAATCTCCCTGGGCGCACGCAAAGATAAATCGCGCTTTATTCCCGGCCTGATTTATGAATTGTTTCCCGTCCTTAAGGAAATGAAATACCGCCGTGGCGGCGATCTCTCCGGCGGCCAGCAACAACAGCTTGCGATTGGCCGCGCACTGGTACTGGACCCCAAACTACTCATCCTCGACGAGCCCACAGAAGGCATCCAGCCCAATGTGGTACGCGACATTGGCGAAGTCATTCGTAAGCTCAATCGCGAATTAGGTTTAACTGTCCTGCTGGTAGAACAAAAACTGCCTTTCGCCCGCCGTGTAGCCGATGATTTCTTTATTATGGAAAAAGGCAGTGTAGTAGCCACCGGCGCGATTGCCGGATTAAACGATGAGTTGATTCAGCGTTATTTGAGTGTTTAA
- a CDS encoding helix-turn-helix transcriptional regulator, whose translation MNMEDYICETNNSKNIQSLFNLFEKYMSDIGFDRVILGLMTDHPRLKKEAEHGFLKNYPADWVERYFDQKYVHIDPVRHKAYDAIGAYTWDELKASMQLSNKQIQMFNEAEDARLFNGVGVSMRGPGGAIAAVGAACSVKNGNLNKDILDAANLMSVQFYTCYWRLMEKKVTLVHLTAKEQEILTWSAAGYTKSQIAHKLCISVHTVDFHVRNCLAKLEAQNITHAVSRALNLSLIHM comes from the coding sequence ATGAATATGGAAGATTATATTTGTGAAACTAATAACTCTAAAAACATTCAATCTCTTTTTAACCTCTTCGAAAAATATATGTCTGATATAGGTTTTGATCGTGTGATTTTAGGTTTAATGACAGATCATCCTAGGCTAAAAAAAGAAGCAGAGCACGGATTTTTAAAAAATTATCCAGCGGATTGGGTAGAACGCTATTTTGATCAGAAATATGTTCATATAGATCCTGTGAGACATAAAGCCTATGACGCGATAGGTGCGTACACATGGGATGAGTTAAAGGCATCAATGCAGCTATCGAACAAGCAAATACAGATGTTCAATGAAGCGGAAGATGCTCGCTTATTCAATGGCGTTGGCGTTTCCATGCGAGGCCCTGGAGGAGCTATTGCAGCTGTTGGTGCGGCATGTAGTGTAAAGAATGGGAATTTAAATAAGGATATTTTAGATGCAGCTAATCTCATGTCTGTTCAGTTTTATACTTGTTATTGGCGGCTAATGGAGAAAAAAGTTACGCTGGTTCATTTGACCGCAAAAGAGCAGGAAATATTAACGTGGTCAGCAGCGGGATATACAAAATCACAGATAGCGCACAAATTGTGTATTTCTGTACACACAGTGGATTTTCATGTACGAAACTGCCTTGCAAAATTGGAAGCACAGAACATTACGCATGCTGTAAGTCGCGCTCTCAATCTCTCTCTAATTCATATGTGA